In Falco cherrug isolate bFalChe1 chromosome 2, bFalChe1.pri, whole genome shotgun sequence, the following are encoded in one genomic region:
- the CD247 gene encoding T-cell surface glycoprotein CD3 zeta chain isoform X3 produces MTALFVKTKLSQASQPQLRPGQDDLYNKLSRGQRDEYDVLGAKRGADPELGGRHQQRRKNPQDTVYTSLQKDKMGEAYSEIGMKGEQQRRRGKGNEGVYQGLSAATKDTYDALQMQPLPPR; encoded by the exons ATGACAGCCctttttgtgaaaacaaag CTTAGCCAGGCCTCTCAACCACAGCTGCGACCAGGTCAGGATGATCTGTACAAT AAACTGTCTCGTGGACAGAGAGATGAATACGATGTTCTGGGGGCAAAGCGAGGTGCAGACCCTGAGCTGGGCGGGAGACACCAG cagagaagaaagaaccCTCAGGACACCGTCTACACC TCACTCCAGAAGGACAAGATGGGCGAGGCATACAGTGAAATCGGAATGAAGGGAGAG cagCAGAGGCGGCGAGGCAAAGGGAATGAAGGGGTCTACCAG ggACTCAGTGCGGCGACCAAGGACACTTATGACGCTCTCCAAATGCAGCCTTTGCCCCCCCGCTAA